One Sphingobacteriales bacterium DNA segment encodes these proteins:
- the paaA gene encoding 1,2-phenylacetyl-CoA epoxidase subunit A: MYYTMKTLSFDQQFQAKIDAETKIEPKDWMPDAYRKTLIRQIAQHAHSEVVGMLPEGNWITRAPSLRRKVALLAKIQDEAGHGLYLYSAAETLGIDRDTLIDELHEGKAKYSSIFNYPTLTWADIGAIGWLVDGAAIMNQVMLCRTSYGPYARGMVRICKEESFHQRQGYEILLTLCQGTPQQKAMAQDALNRWWWPSLMMFGPRDADSPHSQQSMAWRIKRLSNDELRQRFVNNTVPQAEYLGITVPDPDLKWDETTQNYHFGEINWDEFYAVVAGNGPCNKQRIAARLAAHQNGAWVREAALAYAQKQAAKKQEAAA, from the coding sequence ATGTATTACACGATGAAAACACTTAGTTTCGACCAGCAATTTCAGGCAAAGATTGATGCGGAGACAAAAATAGAACCCAAAGATTGGATGCCGGATGCTTACCGCAAAACATTAATCCGGCAAATTGCCCAACACGCCCACAGCGAGGTCGTTGGAATGCTGCCCGAAGGTAACTGGATTACCCGCGCCCCATCGTTGCGCCGAAAAGTTGCCCTTTTAGCCAAAATACAAGATGAAGCAGGGCATGGACTATATTTGTACAGTGCTGCCGAAACCTTAGGTATTGACCGCGACACATTAATAGATGAACTGCACGAAGGAAAAGCCAAATATTCGAGTATTTTTAACTACCCCACCCTAACATGGGCCGATATTGGCGCTATCGGCTGGTTGGTTGACGGTGCCGCCATTATGAACCAGGTAATGTTGTGCCGCACCTCGTATGGGCCATATGCCCGCGGTATGGTTCGGATTTGCAAAGAAGAAAGTTTTCATCAACGGCAAGGCTACGAAATTTTATTAACACTTTGCCAAGGAACACCACAACAAAAAGCTATGGCGCAAGATGCCTTAAACCGTTGGTGGTGGCCATCGTTAATGATGTTTGGCCCCCGCGATGCCGACTCGCCCCACAGCCAACAATCTATGGCCTGGCGCATTAAACGCCTAAGCAACGACGAACTTCGGCAGCGATTTGTAAACAATACCGTTCCGCAAGCCGAGTATTTGGGTATAACCGTCCCCGACCCTGACCTTAAATGGGATGAAACCACCCAAAACTACCATTTCGGAGAAATAAACTGGGACGAGTTTTATGCCGTAGTAGCCGGCAATGGCCCTTGTAACAAACAGCGTATAGCCGCCCGCTTAGCCGCCCACCAAAACGGTGCCTGGGTACGCGAAGCCGCTTTAGCCTACGCGCAAAAACAAGCCGCCAAAAAACAAGAAGCGGCAGCCTAA
- a CDS encoding GNAT family N-acetyltransferase: MLETKLKHFSALDLNELYDALQLRQIVFVVEQNSTYLDADGHDKKAWHLLAYFDEKLVGYSRILPPGCTFAACSFGRVCVHPQYRGRGWGRILVEEVIKFIDTQLGRQPIHIAAETYLLPFYQSLGFAPVSEVFLDCNIPHIEMLRS; this comes from the coding sequence GTGTTAGAAACAAAACTTAAACATTTTTCGGCACTTGATTTAAATGAGCTGTACGATGCCCTGCAATTGCGCCAAATTGTATTTGTAGTAGAGCAAAACTCGACTTATCTTGATGCCGATGGCCACGACAAAAAGGCATGGCATTTATTGGCCTATTTTGACGAAAAATTAGTTGGTTACAGCCGTATTTTACCGCCCGGATGCACTTTTGCTGCTTGTTCGTTTGGGCGTGTATGTGTGCATCCGCAGTATAGAGGGCGCGGGTGGGGGCGTATTTTGGTCGAGGAGGTTATCAAATTTATTGACACCCAATTAGGTAGGCAGCCCATACATATTGCCGCCGAAACTTATTTGTTGCCTTTTTACCAAAGTTTGGGTTTTGCGCCTGTAAGCGAAGTATTTTTAGATTGCAATATTCCACACATTGAAATGTTGCGCAGCTAA
- a CDS encoding N-6 DNA methylase has protein sequence MFEQTFKNIDDILHKDAGCGSELDYVEQTSWILFLKYLDDLEKDRATAAELTAKTYTPIIETDYSWTIWAAPKGKNEKLDHHKALTGDDLTDFVNGKLFNYLKKFKQSAESADTIEYKIGEIFSELKNRIQSGYNLREVINLIDQLRFRTHAEKHEMSHLYEDKIKNMGNAGRNGGEYYTPRPLITTIVKVVAPKIGDKIYDGACGSAGFLCEAFNYLKSHKSLSTKETEILQKKTFYGKEKKSLAYILGIMNMILHGVEAPNIIHTNTLAENLADIQEKDRYDVVLANPPFGGKERAEVQQNFPIKTGETASLFLQHFIKILKAGGKAGVVIKNTFLSNTDNATVAIRKTLLENCNLHTVLDLPGGTFTGAGVKTVVLFFEKGKATQKVWFYQLNLDRNLGKTNPLNENDLAEFVELQKTFADSENSWTVNVKDIDQSTFDLSVKNPNKKEEAALRQPQAILEEMKALDEESAEILNSILELI, from the coding sequence ATGTTTGAACAGACTTTTAAAAATATTGACGATATACTTCACAAAGACGCAGGTTGCGGCAGTGAATTGGACTATGTGGAGCAAACCTCTTGGATTTTGTTCCTGAAATACTTGGACGACTTAGAGAAAGACCGAGCCACAGCAGCCGAACTTACAGCAAAGACTTACACGCCTATTATTGAAACAGATTACAGTTGGACAATTTGGGCTGCGCCCAAAGGCAAGAACGAAAAACTTGACCACCACAAGGCTTTGACTGGTGATGACCTTACTGACTTTGTAAATGGTAAACTGTTTAACTACCTCAAAAAATTTAAGCAAAGTGCCGAAAGTGCCGACACCATTGAATACAAGATTGGCGAAATTTTCAGCGAACTGAAAAACCGCATACAAAGCGGTTATAATTTGCGTGAAGTCATCAACCTTATTGACCAGTTGCGTTTCCGCACCCATGCAGAGAAGCACGAAATGAGCCACCTGTATGAAGACAAAATCAAAAATATGGGCAACGCTGGGCGAAACGGTGGCGAATACTACACGCCTCGTCCTTTGATTACGACCATTGTAAAAGTGGTTGCCCCAAAAATTGGCGACAAAATTTATGACGGTGCTTGTGGTTCTGCTGGCTTCTTATGCGAAGCGTTCAATTATCTGAAATCGCACAAATCGCTTTCTACTAAAGAAACCGAGATACTCCAAAAGAAAACTTTTTACGGCAAGGAGAAAAAATCATTGGCTTACATCTTGGGCATTATGAATATGATTTTGCACGGTGTGGAAGCTCCCAACATCATACACACCAACACACTTGCCGAAAACCTTGCCGACATACAAGAAAAAGACCGCTATGATGTGGTGCTTGCCAATCCGCCTTTTGGTGGAAAGGAACGTGCCGAAGTGCAACAAAACTTCCCCATTAAAACAGGCGAAACCGCTTCGCTCTTTTTGCAGCACTTTATTAAAATATTGAAAGCAGGTGGCAAGGCAGGTGTGGTAATTAAAAACACGTTTTTGAGCAATACCGACAATGCCACCGTTGCCATACGCAAAACCTTATTGGAAAACTGCAACCTGCATACTGTGTTGGATTTGCCGGGCGGCACCTTTACCGGTGCAGGTGTAAAAACTGTAGTGTTGTTTTTTGAAAAAGGCAAAGCCACGCAAAAGGTTTGGTTTTACCAGTTGAACCTTGACCGCAATTTGGGCAAAACCAACCCACTCAACGAAAACGACTTGGCAGAATTTGTGGAACTGCAAAAAACCTTTGCCGATAGCGAAAACTCTTGGACGGTAAATGTTAAAGACATTGACCAAAGCACCTTTGATTTAAGCGTAAAGAACCCGAATAAAAAAGAAGAAGCTGCCCTACGCCAACCACAAGCCATTTTGGAAGAAATGAAAGCATTGGACGAAGAAAGTGCCGAAATCCTTAACTCAATTTTGGAACTGATATGA
- the sprA gene encoding cell surface protein SprA, with product MNTSKYLATTAFLACVVVAIFGGATTLGFINESIPTITKPTAANTNNFQKKPENLEIITAKPNWLKTSPDSGNQKKIGDTLPFPIYDDKGWDYYDPTNENYNPFDLNDPKSVKQTVTYDPATGMYIVTETVGGDLVRPPVYLTFDEYWNLRQEQIETQNWQTAGQGGTNTSGTGGAAGFANGLLEKSPVKNLLKLDNNALKGLFCGDNISISPTGTIDLEFAFRSQRIDNPALPIRAQRQPATFEFNENINMGLNANIGDCFKANLNFNTKAVFDLDNQIKLEYIGDEDKIVQEIRAGYVNFPLPTSLIPGAQSLWGIQAKLKFGRLTVNSVISEQKSQKKSLVLENGAQTQKYEVNVDEYDENRHFFLGHYFRDNYENAVKSLPYINSNITITKLEVWVSDSRSTENSIQRDIVGFADLGEPELIVAPGIDKIAKNNLPDNNANTLYQKINSNGQLRKLDAVSSLLTSGQYGLTDLRDFRKTIARKLNEDEFTYDPQLGFVSLNFTLQTNEVLAVAYEYTTSNGGLFRVGEFAQDVFTVDQKSDSRVLFLKMLKSSTQLPTHPIWDLMMKNIYNLGAYQINPTDFKLDIYYQNPGGGDIRYLPEGEGVKGQQLIKLLGFDRLNINREPYPDGIFDFVDATRDFPDVTNLTSNTVRFGTIVTRNGRLMFTVLEPFGQNLRQVFLTNGNAPEMANKYAYDELYDSTKTIAANYPEFSRFVIKGTYKSNISSEISLGAFNIPPNSFRVVAGGVVLKENSDYTVDYNLGRITILNEAYINSGSSIQIQYEDSSFGGFQRKSYMGTRLDYYINKDFSLGATAVRLSERPFSRKVNFDDNPIKNSMVGMDGKYYKDLPSLTRLLDKLPGLSTKEPSALTLNAEGAVFMPGHPKAIGNNDGTVYIDDFEGSNPSSPLNIYTAWSLASTPRFMVNEFGETLFPESVLNNNLDYGKNRARLAWYRLDGYSKIQSLGKKNVYTRIINERELFPNRNSNQLSNLGQQYLYTLDLAYYPEERGPYNFDANSTIYSDGVTASGKLKNPRSRWAGITHNMLNKDFEQANFEFIEFWLMDPFAYDYQQNNSGEFYLQLGSVSEDVLKDGKQFFENSLPTNKIVAKLDTTNWGLISKIRPVTDQPAFDNDVEGRKKQDVGYDGMSDTLERQHFAAYLNELKGVLTPEAYTTAETDPSSDNFRHFNNEYYDQINAGVTQRYKYFSGPDGNSPSETGNDNTITTDSGTTIPETEDLNKDKSLGDAENYFQYRIKLKPADQMQIGNDYLADYLDAKLPDTLDGIKQVRWYHFKIPINAPSERIGETSLRNIEFMRMVMTGFEDSVILRMAEFNLVRNTWRRFNQALREEGEYQPANPDTDSEAFFSLSTVSLEENADRTPIAYVLPPGIEQDLLASSSAQILLDERAIQMQACNLPDGEGRGIFKRLAIDMRRFKKLQMFIHAEQLLNDKCCLSNDINDGDVSAFIRIGDDFQENYYEDEIPLRLTQNEPPIVGNTNANRELVWPKDNRIELVLQDLIDLKLQRNFDPKAQINKPYSKYIPVSWDSLARFIRITVVGSPDFGDAKQIMLGVRNPKINAKTQNKVDNFGNLIDDEQTKCIEVWFNELRLTDFDESPGYAALANANLKLADWGNVTVAANAHTEGFGTLEQKLQDRYKDNFTQYDASGTFEMGKFLPAKSGLRLPLYLGYSESVSTPQYDPYDTDIELNTVLDSIRAKADLPNAADSAKAYKNITQTQQTIKSVNLTNIRKERTNTERKPQFYDVENWNATYAYTDQHLSDPIIESDRIKRHKASLAYSYSARPIYWSPMKRFIPQKSKYLQLIRDFNLNLVPSNLSYRNDINREIGVLKLRAFEPGLILNPSYSKIFTWDRNYGLKYNPARSITADFTATHRAVIDEPQDVSGKDARDTIIQNLKRFGRPKGYNQSLNLSYTVPLDKFPLLSWAQLRATYGATYNWQGNPIEMADTLGNTIGNARNMQLNAEFNLTKIYNSIPYFKRVSEAKINAKKPTKKTKSSKEKAKEPEQAKKEEDKKKTKTKGQISIPEMLFVRPLFSLRRVSATIGQRHETTIPGFMERPKYFGMYWGDGKPEPGWDFIFGNQPDLRDWLEWAASKDIYMLTTNRSLNTQVRQTMANTISLKANLEPYPDLKIDLTATLNHNRNHSEFFKVDTAANNQKAFQHLSKMDVGSYTISYYALNTMFDSVDDSTKVSETFKIFEKNRPIISKRWAELNPNPDIIHYSKLDSQDVNGFFEGYGPYSQDVLTPAFIAAYTKKSAEKVNLNPFNGMPKPNWRVTYSGLGKLPLFNRAFNSINLTHSYTSTLTISNYRNNLIFDDRYYDQNLVIINENGLIDYIVNENIRLAEISDLDTLTGNYFSYYQIPQILINEQMAPLAGIDATWVFGLTTRVEYKKGRTLGMSFQDYQLSEAKTEEFTIGVGYKFPKMTMPFKFGKKKLELNNDLTFNFDFSVRDNLTVNYRLDQGVSEVTAGMKTIRIAPSLDYVINNRLRISLFYERSKNIPALTTSYPITSSKGGIRLNYTLGG from the coding sequence TTGAATACGAGCAAATATTTGGCCACAACGGCCTTTTTAGCATGTGTAGTGGTAGCAATTTTTGGCGGCGCTACCACCCTTGGCTTTATTAACGAGTCAATACCCACAATTACCAAACCCACAGCGGCAAATACAAATAATTTCCAAAAAAAGCCTGAAAATTTGGAGATTATAACCGCCAAGCCAAATTGGTTAAAAACTTCGCCCGATTCGGGCAACCAAAAAAAGATAGGCGATACCTTGCCATTTCCTATTTATGACGATAAAGGATGGGATTATTACGACCCAACTAACGAAAACTACAACCCGTTTGACCTTAACGACCCAAAATCGGTAAAACAAACCGTTACTTACGACCCCGCAACGGGCATGTATATTGTTACCGAAACTGTTGGCGGCGATTTAGTTCGCCCCCCCGTTTATTTAACTTTTGATGAGTATTGGAACTTACGGCAAGAGCAAATTGAAACACAAAACTGGCAAACGGCAGGGCAAGGCGGAACAAATACATCCGGAACCGGCGGAGCAGCCGGATTTGCTAATGGATTATTAGAAAAAAGTCCGGTTAAAAACCTACTAAAACTCGACAACAACGCCTTAAAAGGCTTATTTTGTGGCGACAATATCTCTATTAGCCCCACCGGAACAATTGACCTCGAATTTGCTTTCCGTTCGCAGCGCATTGACAACCCCGCCTTGCCCATACGCGCACAAAGGCAGCCCGCCACTTTTGAGTTTAACGAAAATATAAACATGGGGCTAAACGCCAATATTGGCGACTGCTTTAAAGCAAACCTCAATTTTAATACAAAAGCCGTTTTTGACTTAGACAACCAAATAAAATTAGAATATATTGGCGACGAAGACAAAATTGTGCAAGAAATAAGGGCCGGATATGTTAATTTCCCGCTTCCTACTTCGTTAATTCCGGGTGCACAAAGCTTGTGGGGTATCCAAGCCAAACTAAAATTTGGCCGATTAACGGTAAACAGCGTAATTTCTGAACAAAAATCGCAAAAAAAATCGTTGGTATTAGAAAATGGCGCTCAAACCCAAAAATATGAAGTGAACGTCGATGAATACGACGAAAATAGGCACTTTTTTTTAGGGCACTATTTTAGAGACAATTACGAGAACGCCGTAAAAAGTTTGCCTTATATAAACAGCAATATTACCATCACCAAATTGGAAGTATGGGTCAGCGACTCGCGCTCGACCGAAAACAGTATTCAGCGCGATATAGTAGGGTTTGCCGACCTTGGCGAACCCGAACTGATAGTGGCTCCGGGAATAGACAAAATTGCCAAAAATAATCTTCCGGATAATAACGCAAACACATTATACCAAAAAATAAACAGCAACGGCCAACTGCGCAAACTCGATGCGGTAAGCAGCCTCTTAACTTCTGGTCAATATGGCCTAACCGATTTGCGCGATTTCAGAAAAACTATAGCCCGCAAATTAAACGAAGATGAATTTACCTACGACCCGCAATTAGGCTTCGTATCGTTAAACTTTACCCTTCAAACCAACGAGGTTTTAGCCGTAGCCTACGAATATACAACCAGCAATGGCGGCTTGTTTAGGGTAGGCGAATTTGCCCAAGACGTTTTTACCGTTGACCAAAAAAGCGACTCAAGGGTTTTATTCTTGAAAATGCTAAAAAGTTCAACGCAATTGCCAACCCACCCAATATGGGATTTAATGATGAAAAACATCTATAATTTAGGTGCATATCAAATTAATCCTACCGATTTTAAACTCGATATCTATTACCAAAATCCCGGAGGTGGCGATATTAGGTATCTACCCGAAGGCGAAGGCGTTAAAGGCCAGCAACTCATTAAATTATTAGGTTTTGACCGCCTGAATATTAACCGCGAACCCTACCCCGATGGTATTTTTGACTTTGTTGACGCAACACGCGATTTTCCGGACGTAACCAATTTAACCAGTAATACCGTTCGGTTTGGAACTATTGTTACCCGCAATGGTCGCCTTATGTTTACTGTCCTCGAGCCATTTGGCCAAAACCTAAGGCAAGTGTTTTTAACCAATGGCAACGCCCCTGAAATGGCCAATAAATATGCTTACGATGAACTGTACGACTCGACCAAAACCATAGCTGCCAATTATCCGGAATTTAGCCGCTTTGTTATAAAAGGAACTTACAAATCAAATATATCCTCCGAAATTTCACTGGGCGCGTTCAATATCCCGCCAAACTCATTCAGAGTAGTTGCCGGCGGCGTTGTTTTAAAAGAAAACTCAGATTATACGGTAGATTATAATTTAGGCCGGATAACTATTTTAAACGAAGCCTACATAAATTCGGGCTCATCTATTCAAATTCAATACGAAGACAGTTCGTTTGGTGGTTTCCAGCGCAAATCGTACATGGGAACGCGCTTAGACTATTATATCAACAAAGATTTTTCGCTGGGGGCTACCGCCGTGCGCCTTAGCGAGCGGCCCTTCTCGCGAAAAGTAAATTTTGACGACAACCCCATCAAAAACAGCATGGTTGGCATGGATGGCAAATACTATAAAGACTTGCCCAGCCTAACCCGATTATTAGATAAATTGCCCGGCCTTTCGACCAAAGAGCCTTCGGCGCTTACCCTAAATGCCGAAGGGGCTGTGTTTATGCCTGGACACCCCAAAGCTATTGGCAACAACGATGGCACAGTTTATATAGACGACTTTGAAGGCTCGAACCCATCAAGCCCGCTAAATATTTACACCGCTTGGAGTTTGGCCAGCACACCCCGGTTTATGGTTAACGAATTTGGCGAAACATTATTTCCGGAGTCAGTTTTAAACAATAATTTAGATTATGGCAAAAACCGGGCGCGTTTGGCTTGGTATCGCTTAGATGGCTACTCGAAAATTCAAAGTTTAGGCAAAAAAAATGTTTACACCCGCATTATAAACGAGCGCGAGCTTTTCCCAAATCGCAACAGCAACCAACTAAGCAATTTAGGCCAGCAATATCTTTATACCCTCGACCTTGCATACTACCCCGAAGAGCGCGGCCCTTATAATTTTGATGCCAACTCGACTATTTATTCGGATGGTGTTACAGCCAGCGGCAAACTTAAAAATCCACGCTCGCGTTGGGCAGGCATTACCCACAACATGCTAAACAAAGACTTTGAGCAAGCAAATTTTGAGTTTATTGAGTTTTGGTTAATGGACCCCTTTGCCTACGATTATCAGCAAAATAATTCCGGAGAATTTTACTTGCAATTAGGTAGTGTATCCGAAGATGTTTTAAAAGATGGGAAACAGTTTTTTGAAAACAGCCTTCCGACAAACAAAATTGTAGCAAAATTAGACACCACTAACTGGGGGTTAATTTCGAAAATTAGGCCTGTAACCGACCAACCTGCCTTTGATAACGATGTGGAAGGCCGCAAAAAACAAGACGTTGGTTACGATGGAATGTCTGACACCTTAGAACGGCAACATTTTGCTGCCTATCTTAACGAGTTAAAAGGTGTTTTAACCCCCGAAGCCTATACAACCGCCGAAACAGACCCATCGTCTGACAATTTCAGGCATTTTAACAACGAGTATTACGACCAAATTAATGCCGGTGTTACACAACGGTATAAATATTTTAGCGGTCCGGATGGAAATTCGCCCTCTGAAACAGGCAACGACAATACCATAACAACCGATTCGGGAACTACCATCCCCGAAACAGAGGACTTAAATAAAGACAAATCGCTTGGCGATGCCGAGAACTATTTTCAATACCGGATAAAACTAAAACCAGCCGACCAAATGCAAATTGGCAACGACTATTTGGCCGATTACCTTGACGCAAAACTTCCCGATACATTAGATGGTATAAAACAAGTTCGTTGGTATCATTTTAAAATACCCATTAATGCGCCCAGCGAACGAATTGGCGAAACAAGCCTGCGCAATATAGAATTTATGCGGATGGTAATGACCGGTTTCGAAGACTCGGTAATTTTGCGGATGGCCGAATTTAATTTGGTGCGCAATACCTGGCGCCGCTTTAACCAAGCGCTGCGCGAAGAAGGCGAATACCAGCCTGCCAACCCCGATACCGACAGTGAAGCCTTTTTTAGCCTCTCGACTGTTAGCTTAGAAGAAAATGCCGACCGCACCCCTATTGCTTATGTACTGCCCCCCGGCATTGAACAAGATTTATTGGCAAGCTCGTCGGCACAAATATTGCTCGATGAGCGGGCAATTCAAATGCAGGCCTGCAATTTGCCCGATGGCGAAGGACGCGGTATATTTAAACGTTTAGCCATAGACATGCGCCGATTTAAAAAATTGCAAATGTTTATTCATGCCGAGCAATTGCTAAACGATAAATGTTGCCTAAGCAACGATATTAACGACGGCGATGTAAGTGCTTTTATCCGGATTGGCGATGATTTCCAAGAAAATTATTACGAGGACGAAATTCCTTTGCGCTTAACGCAAAACGAACCTCCAATAGTAGGCAATACAAATGCTAACCGCGAGTTAGTATGGCCCAAAGATAACCGGATTGAATTGGTGTTGCAAGATTTAATTGACCTGAAATTACAACGAAACTTTGACCCAAAGGCGCAAATAAACAAACCCTACTCGAAATATATCCCTGTTTCATGGGACTCGCTGGCGAGGTTTATACGAATAACCGTAGTTGGAAGTCCCGATTTTGGTGATGCCAAACAAATTATGCTGGGCGTGCGCAACCCCAAGATAAACGCCAAAACACAAAACAAAGTTGATAATTTTGGCAATTTAATAGACGATGAGCAAACAAAATGTATTGAGGTTTGGTTTAACGAACTGCGCTTAACCGACTTTGACGAATCGCCCGGATATGCTGCACTTGCCAACGCCAACCTTAAATTAGCCGACTGGGGTAATGTAACCGTAGCCGCCAACGCCCACACCGAAGGTTTTGGAACTTTAGAGCAAAAACTACAAGACCGGTACAAGGATAATTTTACTCAATATGATGCCTCCGGAACCTTTGAAATGGGTAAGTTTTTACCTGCAAAATCCGGATTGCGCCTTCCCTTGTACTTAGGCTACTCCGAATCAGTTAGCACCCCTCAATACGACCCCTATGATACTGATATTGAACTAAATACAGTTTTAGACTCAATACGCGCAAAAGCCGACCTGCCAAACGCAGCCGACAGCGCCAAAGCCTATAAAAATATTACCCAAACACAACAAACTATTAAAAGCGTAAACCTTACCAATATTCGCAAAGAACGCACCAATACCGAGCGCAAACCTCAATTTTACGATGTCGAAAACTGGAATGCTACTTACGCTTATACCGACCAACATTTAAGTGACCCAATAATTGAAAGCGACCGTATTAAACGCCACAAGGCAAGTTTAGCCTATTCGTACAGCGCGCGGCCAATTTACTGGTCGCCCATGAAACGGTTTATACCTCAAAAAAGTAAATATTTACAACTGATACGCGATTTTAACTTAAATTTAGTTCCAAGCAATTTATCGTACCGAAATGATATAAACCGCGAAATTGGTGTTTTAAAACTGCGCGCTTTTGAGCCGGGCTTAATATTAAACCCATCGTACAGTAAAATTTTTACCTGGGACAGAAACTATGGCCTAAAATATAATCCGGCACGTTCAATAACTGCCGATTTTACCGCAACCCACCGCGCCGTTATTGACGAACCGCAAGACGTTTCCGGAAAAGATGCCCGCGATACCATCATCCAAAACCTAAAACGATTTGGCCGCCCTAAGGGCTACAACCAATCTTTAAATCTGTCTTACACTGTTCCGTTAGATAAATTTCCGTTGCTTAGCTGGGCACAGCTACGCGCCACCTACGGCGCCACCTATAACTGGCAAGGCAACCCCATAGAAATGGCCGATACCTTGGGCAATACAATTGGCAACGCCCGAAACATGCAATTGAACGCCGAGTTTAACTTAACCAAAATTTACAATAGCATTCCCTATTTTAAACGGGTTAGCGAAGCAAAAATTAACGCAAAAAAACCGACTAAAAAAACCAAATCAAGTAAAGAGAAGGCAAAAGAACCCGAACAGGCAAAAAAAGAAGAAGACAAGAAAAAAACTAAAACTAAAGGGCAAATAAGCATTCCCGAAATGTTGTTTGTAAGGCCATTATTCTCTTTGCGCCGCGTATCGGCAACGATTGGACAGCGCCACGAAACCACTATCCCCGGATTTATGGAGCGCCCTAAATATTTTGGCATGTATTGGGGCGATGGCAAACCCGAACCCGGATGGGATTTTATATTTGGTAATCAGCCCGATTTGCGTGACTGGTTAGAATGGGCAGCCTCGAAAGATATTTACATGCTTACAACTAACCGCTCGTTAAATACACAGGTTAGGCAAACAATGGCCAACACCATTAGTTTAAAAGCCAATTTAGAACCCTACCCCGACCTAAAAATTGATTTAACAGCCACCTTAAACCACAACCGAAACCACAGCGAATTTTTTAAAGTTGATACCGCAGCCAATAACCAAAAAGCTTTCCAGCACTTATCAAAAATGGATGTGGGTAGCTACACAATTAGCTATTATGCTTTAAATACCATGTTCGACTCGGTTGACGATAGCACAAAAGTTTCGGAAACGTTCAAAATATTTGAAAAAAACAGACCTATCATATCAAAAAGATGGGCTGAGTTAAATCCAAATCCGGATATAATACATTACAGCAAATTAGATTCTCAAGATGTAAATGGCTTTTTTGAAGGCTATGGCCCTTACTCGCAAGATGTACTTACCCCAGCCTTTATTGCCGCCTACACCAAAAAAAGTGCCGAAAAAGTAAACCTAAATCCGTTTAATGGAATGCCCAAACCAAACTGGCGGGTAACTTACTCGGGCTTGGGCAAATTGCCACTGTTTAACCGCGCGTTTAACAGTATAAACCTAACGCACAGCTACACCTCGACCCTTACCATTAGCAATTACCGCAATAATTTAATTTTTGACGACCGATACTACGACCAAAACTTGGTAATAATTAACGAAAACGGCTTAATTGATTATATCGTAAACGAAAATATACGCTTAGCCGAAATTAGCGACTTAGATACCCTTACCGGAAACTATTTTAGCTATTACCAAATACCTCAGATTTTAATTAACGAACAAATGGCCCCTTTGGCCGGAATTGATGCTACTTGGGTATTTGGGCTAACCACCAGAGTTGAATACAAAAAAGGCCGGACGCTGGGTATGAGTTTCCAAGACTATCAGCTTAGCGAAGCTAAAACCGAAGAGTTTACTATAGGTGTTGGCTATAAATTTCCGAAGATGACCATGCCATTTAAATTTGGCAAAAAGAAATTAGAGCTAAATAACGATTTAACGTTTAATTTTGATTTTTCGGTGCGCGACAATTTAACTGTAAATTACCGCTTAGACCAAGGCGTTTCAGAAGTTACTGCCGGCATGAAAACCATCCGGATAGCCCCTTCTTTAGACTATGTTATAAACAACAGACTGCGTATTTCGTTGTTTTACGAGCGTTCAAAAAATATACCCGCCTTAACTACCTCCTACCCAATTACCTCGTCAAAAGGGGGTATCAGGTTAAACTATACCCTTGGTGGCTAA
- the tnpA gene encoding IS200/IS605 family transposase: MGQSLVKNYIHIVFSTKYREPLIHPPVESELHAYLGGICNKLDCTVIKVGGFTDHIHILCMLSKKIALMKLMEELKSHSSKWIKTKGTGYENFYWQDGYGAFSVKPSEVDTVIAYIANQHEHHSKKTFQDEYRAFLKKYNVEYDEKYVWD, from the coding sequence ATGGGACAGTCACTCGTAAAAAATTATATTCACATCGTATTCAGCACCAAGTACCGTGAGCCGCTGATACATCCACCAGTAGAATCAGAACTGCACGCCTATCTCGGTGGCATCTGCAACAAACTCGACTGCACCGTCATCAAAGTAGGTGGCTTCACTGACCATATCCACATACTTTGTATGCTATCCAAAAAGATAGCCTTGATGAAGCTGATGGAAGAACTAAAATCACATTCATCCAAATGGATCAAAACAAAGGGAACCGGATATGAAAACTTTTATTGGCAGGATGGATACGGAGCTTTTTCTGTTAAACCTTCAGAAGTTGATACTGTTATCGCTTACATTGCCAATCAGCACGAGCATCACAGCAAAAAAACTTTTCAGGATGAATATCGTGCCTTTCTGAAAAAATATAATGTAGAATATGACGAGAAGTATGTTTGGGATTAG